Proteins from a single region of Candidatus Puniceispirillum marinum IMCC1322:
- a CDS encoding tyrosine-type recombinase/integrase — translation MGKDVNNKIDVRRDGCVVLYQRENRDGTINPVYQMRIRIPLPASKGYFRGSTGESNQAQASQIALNKFEELYFKVKSGGTLQGKSFKDLFNEWKEHYPKVSNESLPKYIEWSVNRVGKYPFDFFVYEKGNQKVDTLTQQDFEEYWVYRRNNSIKNGTPFSPSNNTLRKECTLLNQMLAYAFERGYLLKEFKIKRPPPDKNSRRPTFSKDEWRSITTGMRKRVGEGWGAFRRDRFILQQYVLILANCGVRLGELRNLTWGDIRRENYEELKDEVRLILLVRGKTGIREVVCNAGTEVYFERMYDFRKEELNAHPVKDSFVFCHPDGKPIHSMRKAFDALLKDLELKKDSSGRDRTLYSLRHMYATFRLSEEVSPYLLARQMGTSVEMLEKHYGQVVNRLVATQITKTRSKHTARVSDKIYPF, via the coding sequence TTGGGAAAAGATGTAAATAACAAAATTGATGTGCGTAGAGATGGGTGCGTTGTCCTGTATCAGCGGGAGAATCGTGATGGCACAATCAACCCAGTCTATCAAATGCGTATCCGTATTCCTCTTCCCGCCTCGAAGGGATATTTCAGAGGCAGCACAGGGGAAAGCAACCAAGCACAAGCATCTCAGATTGCCCTCAACAAATTTGAAGAACTTTACTTTAAGGTAAAAAGTGGAGGCACACTTCAAGGCAAATCATTCAAAGACCTCTTCAACGAATGGAAAGAACATTACCCAAAAGTTAGTAATGAGAGTCTTCCAAAATACATTGAGTGGTCAGTTAATCGAGTTGGCAAATATCCATTTGATTTTTTCGTATATGAAAAAGGCAATCAAAAAGTAGACACACTCACCCAGCAGGACTTTGAGGAATATTGGGTTTATAGGAGAAATAACTCCATCAAGAACGGGACTCCTTTTTCCCCGTCCAATAACACTCTTCGTAAAGAATGCACCCTTCTCAATCAGATGCTCGCTTATGCATTTGAGAGGGGATATTTACTTAAAGAGTTTAAGATCAAGCGCCCTCCCCCAGACAAGAACTCCAGACGCCCCACTTTCTCAAAAGATGAGTGGCGCTCAATAACAACTGGCATGCGAAAAAGAGTGGGTGAGGGTTGGGGCGCCTTTAGAAGAGATCGATTTATTCTACAGCAATATGTCCTAATCCTTGCAAATTGTGGCGTGCGTTTAGGAGAACTTCGAAATCTTACATGGGGCGATATTAGACGAGAGAATTATGAAGAACTAAAAGATGAGGTTCGACTGATACTTTTAGTGAGAGGAAAAACAGGAATTAGAGAGGTTGTCTGTAATGCAGGCACCGAAGTGTATTTCGAACGAATGTATGATTTCAGAAAAGAAGAACTAAACGCCCACCCTGTCAAAGATAGTTTTGTGTTTTGTCATCCAGATGGGAAACCAATTCACTCTATGAGAAAAGCGTTTGACGCATTACTGAAAGATTTAGAATTGAAAAAGGACAGTTCAGGGCGTGATAGAACCCTTTATTCTCTCAGGCACATGTATGCGACCTTCAGATTGAGCGAGGAAGTCTCTCCATATTTGTTGGCAAGACAAATGGGCACTTCTGTTGAGATGTTGGAAAAACATTATGGACAGGTTGTGAATAGATTAGTCGCAACACAAATAACAAAGACTAGAAGCAAACATACAGCAAGGGTGTCAGATAAGATCTATCCATTTTAA
- a CDS encoding copper chaperone PCu(A)C, with protein MKQILLFFCFVFGFSNIALADGIKFKQLEIEYAWIKETPPNHPVTGGYLKIENDGNTADVLIGVSANFAMKSEIHEMKMEGDVMKMRPLENGLVIPADGEVYLKPGGYHLMFMKLKQQMIPMDVHQVTLTFKNSGSITIPMTVHKMSHGMKHSH; from the coding sequence GTGAAACAAATACTGTTGTTTTTCTGCTTTGTGTTTGGTTTTTCCAACATTGCGTTAGCAGACGGCATTAAATTTAAGCAACTTGAAATTGAATATGCGTGGATCAAGGAAACCCCACCAAATCATCCTGTTACAGGTGGATATCTTAAGATTGAGAATGATGGAAATACTGCAGATGTATTGATTGGTGTTTCAGCAAACTTTGCAATGAAAAGTGAAATCCATGAAATGAAGATGGAAGGGGATGTTATGAAAATGCGTCCTCTTGAGAATGGTCTAGTGATACCAGCAGATGGAGAGGTTTACTTAAAACCAGGCGGTTATCATTTGATGTTCATGAAACTCAAGCAACAAATGATTCCAATGGATGTTCATCAAGTGACATTAACATTCAAGAATAGTGGTTCTATTACCATTCCAATGACTGTTCATAAAATGTCTCATGGTATGAAGCATAGTCATTAA
- a CDS encoding ABC transporter ATP-binding protein, protein MSSPISSPVRTRFTAAPENGMAITARGLAKTYGSTGNDPKEALKGIDLDIPVGCVFGLLGANGAGKSTFINIMAGTVVKSAGRISIWGTDIDDHPRQARANIGIVPQELNVDAFFTPRETLELMSGLFGVPKSERRVDEILDMVSLTEQADFYARRLSGGMRRRLLVAKAMVHSPPILVLDEPTAGVDVSLRQRLWDNILTLRDSGVTVVLTTHYLEEAEALCDHVAIIDKGNVITSKPKHELMQEANVKDLHLTLTAPPPDPLPEALIGLGAIWQDGTLKIQFNPREISAGAIISKVTALGLEIGDVSTQEPDLEDVFLALTS, encoded by the coding sequence ATGTCATCACCCATATCATCGCCAGTACGCACCCGGTTTACCGCTGCCCCAGAAAATGGCATGGCAATTACGGCACGCGGGCTGGCAAAAACCTATGGCAGTACAGGCAACGATCCCAAAGAAGCGCTGAAAGGCATTGATCTGGATATTCCGGTGGGTTGCGTATTTGGCCTACTGGGCGCGAATGGCGCGGGGAAATCAACCTTTATCAATATCATGGCGGGTACGGTCGTCAAATCAGCTGGCCGCATCAGCATATGGGGCACCGATATTGATGATCATCCTCGTCAGGCGCGCGCTAATATCGGCATCGTGCCACAAGAGCTGAATGTTGATGCCTTTTTCACCCCGCGGGAAACGCTGGAACTGATGTCAGGTTTATTTGGCGTGCCAAAATCCGAACGCCGTGTTGATGAAATTCTGGATATGGTCAGCCTGACCGAACAGGCCGATTTTTATGCACGTCGATTGTCGGGCGGTATGCGCCGCCGCTTGCTTGTCGCCAAAGCCATGGTGCATAGTCCCCCGATTCTGGTGCTTGACGAGCCCACAGCCGGCGTTGATGTATCATTGCGCCAGCGCCTGTGGGACAATATTCTGACCTTGCGTGATAGCGGCGTGACCGTAGTGTTGACAACGCATTATCTGGAAGAAGCCGAAGCGCTATGCGACCATGTCGCCATTATTGATAAAGGCAATGTCATCACGTCAAAGCCAAAGCATGAATTGATGCAGGAAGCCAATGTCAAGGATCTGCATCTGACACTGACCGCGCCGCCGCCTGATCCATTACCCGAGGCGCTGATCGGGCTTGGTGCCATATGGCAGGATGGCACATTAAAAATCCAGTTCAACCCACGCGAAATCAGCGCCGGCGCAATCATCAGCAAGGTCACCGCTTTGGGGCTTGAAATCGGCGATGTCAGCACGCAGGAACCCGACCTTGAAGATGTGTTTCTGGCTTTGACATCATAG